CGTCCGGGAGCACCGTGTCGCCGCCCACGATCATCAGCCTCAGGGAGCGCAGCGCCTCGCTGTCGTCCTCCGCGGCCTTGACCAACTGGTGCCAGTAGGCGGGCGTCAGGTCCGCCACGGTGACCCCGTGCTCCGGCAGCCGGCGCAGCAGCTCGGTCGGCGCCCAGGTGTGCCGTCCGCCGAGGACCAGCGTCGCCCCGCTGACGAGCGTCGCGAGGATCTGCTCGATCGAGGTGTCGAAGCCCGGCGCCGCCAGTTGCAGTACGCGGTCGCCCGGGGACAGCCCGTACGCTCCGGACACGTCCGACAGCACACCGCACAACGAGCCGTGGCTGACCATGACCGCCTTGGGCAGGCCCGCCGAGCCCGAGGTGTGGATCATGTAGGCGAGGTCGTCGGCCCTGGGGCCGGCCCGGGGCGGCTCGGTGGACCAGGACGCGGCGTCCGCGAGGAAGTCCTCCATGAGGAGGATCCGGCCCGGCCCGTTCCCGAAGATCCCGGCATATGCCCGGGTGGTGAGCACCACCCGGGAACCCGCCTCCTCGGCCAGCCGCGCCGAGCGGCTCGCCGGGAATCCCGGGTCGACCGGCAGGAAGGCTCCGCCGCTCCTGAGTACCGCCAGCATCGCGGTCACCAGGTCCGCACTGCGCTCCATACAGAGGGTGACCACGCTCTCGCTGGTCACTCCGAGTGAGTTCAGCCGGTGGGCGAGTCCGCTGGCACGACGGTCCAGCAGGCCGTAGGCGAGTTCGGGTCCGTCGGACACCACCGCGATCGCGCCCGGCTGCCGGGCCGCGTGCCTGCGCAGGGACTCCGAGACGCCGGGAGCGGCGGGGGCCTCCTCCCGCCGGTGCGGGGACCAGGTCCCGTCGGCTCCGCGCGGACGTGAACCGCGCGGACGCATGTCCGTCCACAGGGTCTCCACGGCGGCCGTGCACCCGGCCCTGGAGTCCGGATCGCCCACGGGGTACCAGCCGGCCGGAATCCCGAGTTCGGCGGGCCAGATCGCATACTGTTCGGCCTCGTTCACGAGGACCTGGCAGGCGGCGTCCTGCGGCAGGCGGCTGGGGCGGTTGCTCACCATCCGGACCTCCTGAACAGTGATGGTCACGCACTTCGATGATGCACGATCCGGTGGCAATGAGCGCGCCGCGCGGGATTGACGGTTGCGGGCACTGTTGCGGGCACCGGAGAACGACAATTGGCCCGTTCGGGATTCCTGTGGAACGCTTGAAATGGCGGCACTTGCGATAAAGCGACTACAGACGCCGATCAGGAGGTGGCTGGGTTGTTGACCAGCAAATTGCCACCCAAGGTGCGCCCGCGTCACCTCATTGGCTATTTCGTGTGGATGGCCCTCCTCATCTCCCTCTATTACGTCTTTCCCGACTCCCGGGTGGTCTGGTGGGGGGTGATGGGCCTCAGCGGAGTCCTCGCCATTCTGGTGGGCGTCCTCCTCAACCGGCCCTCGCATTACGTTTCCTGGCTTCTGCTCGCCGCAGCGAATCTCAGCTTCCTCACGGGCGAGCTGATGAACGTCGTCTACACCCAGTACCTGCACCAGGTGAATCCGTTCCCGTCCATCGCCGACGGCTTCTACCTGGCGCAGTACCCGCTCTACGCGGCGGGGGTACTGGGCTTCATCCGCTGGCGGACGGCGAGCCGCGACCGGGGCAGCCTGATCGACGCGCTGATCCTGACGGCCGGTCTGGCGCTGCTCTCCTGGAGCTATCTGATCGTCCCGTATGTGCGCAACCCCGAACTGACCTGGGTCCAGAAGGCGTTCTCCATCGCCTATCCGCTAGGGGACCTCCTCGTCCTGGCGATGCTGGCGCGCCTGCTCGCACCCCGTACCGGAGGAAGCCGTTCCCTTCAGCTGCTGACCATCGGGACGCTCGGGATTCTCATCTCCGACGTCCTGTTCGGACTGATCCAGCTCGACGGCACCTGGCGCATCGGCACCGCTGTCGACCTGGGCTGGGCGGTCCTCTACACCTGCTGGGGCGCTGCGGCACTGCATCCGTCCATGGTGACGCTGACCCGGCCGGCGCCCGTCCAGCCGCCGACGCTCGCGCCCGCGCGGGTGGGCCTGCTGATGCTCGCCTCACTGATCGCTCCCCTGATACTGCTGCTCGACGCGGGGCAGGGCGGCGGGGCCGATGCCCGGGTCGTCGGCGCGTTCTCCGCCGTCCTCTTCTTCCTCGTGCTCGCACGGCTGGCAGGCGTGGTGACGAACCATCGCAAGGCGATCGCCAGGGAACGTGTCCTGCGGACGGGCATCGAGTCGCTGGCCTGGGCGCGCAGTGTCGAGGAGGTCGCGGAGGCCGTCGAGGGCACGGCCACGACCCTGATGCGCAGCCCGCGGCGCACCGCCGTCCTCGCGGTCCGTGACCGTGAGGAGGAGCTGCGGATCGTCCGCGAGGACGCAGACGAGGACACGACGGCACCGCTCCGTCCCCTCGACGAGGCGCTCGCGCTGCCCGCGGTCCGCGAACAGCGCCCCCTGCCCCTCTCCGATCTGGATCCGGGCGTCGTCGCGGGCCTGCCGGACGCCCCCAGCGCGCTGCTGTGCCCCCTGGTCCTGGACCGTCCGGCCGGCGAGATGACACTCGGCGTCCTGGCGGTGGCGGGTGTCGAGAGCGAACTGCTCGACGTACGGACCACACTGGCGACCCTCGCCGCCCAGGCGGTGCTGGCCGTCGAGCGCATCGGTCTGGCCGAGGAGATCAACCGCCGGGACAGCGAGGCGTACTTCCGGACGCTCGTGCACAACGCCTCGGACGTCATTCTGATCCTGGACGCGGACGGGCGGGTCCGCTACGCCAGCTCCTCGGCGCTGCCGGTGCTCGGCTACCGGTCCCTGAAGGGGCGCCGGCTGACCGATCTGGTCGCGCCCGGAGAGACCCCGACCATGGTCCGGATGCTGGCCGACATGCGCACCCGGGACTGGTCGGACCGCCGTGAGGACTGGCGGGTCCGGCGGCGCGACGGGGCCCTCATCGAGGTCGAGGTGCGGTGCAGCGACCTGCGGGACGATCCCACCGTCGGCGGCCTCGTCCTGACCCTCCAGGACGTCACCGAACGCCGCCGGCTCGAACGCGAACTCACGCACCGCGCCTTCCACGACTCCCTGACGGGGCTGGCGAACCGGGTGCTCTTCCAGGACAGGACCGGTCACGCACTGACACGCGGTCAGCGCGAAGGCACCGTGGTCGGGGTGCTGTTCGTCGACGTGGACGACTTCAAGGTCATCAACGACACGCTGGGGCACGGCGTGGGCGACGAACTCCTCGTCGCCGTGTCCCTGCGGCTGGCCACCACGATCCGGGCCTCCGACACCGTGGCGCGCATCGGCGGGGACGAATTCGCCATGCTCACCGGGGACTCGATGTCCCCGAGCGACGTCGAGACGTTCAGCGACCACGTCGTCGAGGCGTTCAGAGAGCCGTTCAGGCTGTCCTCGGGCATGGTCAACGTCTCCATCAGCGTGGGCGTCGCGACCACCGAGGACAGTGTCGACGCGGACGAGCTGTTCGCCCACGCCGACCTGGCGCTGTACTCGGCCAAGACCGCGGGGAAGTGCCAGTGGCGCCGGTACCGGCCGAAGCTGCAGAGCGACCTGCTGGAGCGTCACGAGCTCCAGGAGTCCCTGGACGCCACGGTCGTCGAGACCTCGTTCGCCGTGCGCTACCAGCCGATCGTCGATCTGGCCAGCAGCGAACTCGTGGGCTTCGAGGCGCTGGTGCGCTGGCCGCACAAGACCCGGGGCGTCGTGCTCCCCGAACAGTTCATCGCGCTGGCCGAGGAGAGCGGCCGGATCGTCCCGCTCGGCGCCTGGGTGCTGCGCCAGGCCGCGTCCGACGCCGCCCGGTGGCGCAGGGAGAACACCCGCAGGCCGGACGGGGCCCGCAGACCGGACGTGCCCCTCTATGTCAGCGTGAACGTCTCCGCCCGGCAGTTCCGCGACGCGGGCTTCGTGGACATGGCCCTGCGGGCCCTCGAAACCTCGGGGATCGGTCCCGAGTCACTCGTCCTGGAGCTGACCGAGAGCGTGCTGATGACCCGCGGCGACAACGTCCTGGACGGCATGAAGGAACTGACCGACCTCGGCATCCGCATCGCCATCGACGACTTCGGAACGGGCTACTCCTCGCTCAGTTACCTCCGCGAGTTCCCCATCAAGATCCTGAAGATCGACAAGTCCTTCATCGACGGCCTCGGGGTGTCCACCCAGCAGTACGCGCTCATCGAGGGCATCGCCAACATCGCCGAGACCCTGGGCATCGTGGTGATCGCCGAAGGGATCGAGAACCGGACCCAGCGCGATCTGCTGGCGTCCCTGGGCTGCCCGCTCGGGCAGGGCTTCCTCTTCGCCCAGCCCATGGAGGCATCCGAGGCCGAGAGGCTCGTGCGCTCCTCGCACCGGCTGGGCGTGTAGCGGACAGCACTGCGGGGCGCCTGCCCCTGCCGTATCCACGACAAGGGAAGACGCCCCGCAGCGAGCGACCGTACGCGCCGGACCGGCAGCGTCAGACGTTGAACCCGAGCGCGCGAAGCTGCTCCCGGCCGTCGTCCGTGATCTTGTCCGGGCCCCACGGCGGCATCCAGACCCAGTTGATCCGCAACTCGTTGACGATGCCGTCGGTCGCGGACTTCGCCTGGTCCTCGATGACATCGGTCAGCGGACAGGCCGCGGACGTCAGGGTCATGTCGAGGGTGGCGATGTTGGCGTCGTCGATGTGAATGCCGTAGATGAGGCCCAGGTTGACGACGTCGATGCCCAGCTCGGGGTCGACTACGTCGTAGAGCGCCTCGCGGACCTCGTCCTCGGAGGCCGGCTTCAGTGCGACTGTCTCTTGATCACTCATGCGGTCTTCCCTTCGGACAGCGCCTTCGCCGTCGCGTCCTTCCACGCCATCCAGCTCAGCAGCGCGCACTTGACCCGGGCCGGGTACTTGGAGACACCGGCGAACGCGACCGCGTCCTCCAGCACCTCCTCCATCGCGTCGTCCGGCTCCAGCTGACCCTTGGACTGCATCAGTTCCAGGAACGCGGCCTGGATCTTCTGCGCCTCGGCGAGCTGCTTGCCGACGAGCAGATCGTTCAGCACGGAGGCACTGGCCTGGCTGATGGAGCAGCCCTGGCCCTCGTAGCTGATGTCGGCGATGGTCTCGCCGTCGTACTTCACCCGGAGCGTGATCTCGTCGCCACACGTCGGGTTGACGTGATGCACCTCGGCGTCGCCGTCCCGCAGGCCGCGCCCGTGGGGGTGCTTGTAGTGGTCCAGGATCACTTCCTGGTACATGGAATCAAGCTTCACCAGTCAACCCTCAGCAGTTGTGGCATTTAACCGAAAAAGTTCCGGACGTGCTCCAGGCCGTCCACCAGGGCGTCGACCTCGGCGGGCGTGGAGTACAGATAGAACGACGCTCGCGTCGTCGCAGGAATTCCGTACCGCAGGCACACCGGCCGCGCGCAGTGGTGACCGACCCGGACGGCGATGCCCTGCTCGTCCAGGACCTGACCCACGTCGTGCGGGTGGATGTCACCGAGCGTGAAGGAGATCGTCGCACCGCGGTCCACGGCGGTCGACGGACCGATGATCTTGAGGTCCGGAACCTCCAGGAGGCGCTTCACCGCGTACTCGGTGATCGCGTGCTCGTGGCGGTAGATGTTCTCCATGCCGATCGCCGAGAGGTAGTCCACGGCCGCACCGAGGCCGACGGCCTGGGCGATCGGGGGCGTACCCGCCTCGAACTTGTGGGGCGCGGGAGCATAGGTCGACGAGTGCATCGACACGGTCTCGATCATCTCGCCGCCGCCGAGGAAGGGCGGCAGGTCCTCCAGGAGTTCCTGCCGTCCCCACAGCACGCCGATACCGGTCGGGCCGACCATCTTGTGGCCGGTGAAGGCCACGAAGTCGGCCTGCAGCGCCTGCACGTCGAGCACCATGTGCGGGGCCGCCTGCGAGGCGTCGATGCAGACCAGCGCGCCGACCTGCTGGGCGCGGCGGATGATCTTCTCGACCGGGTTGATCGTGCCCATGATGTTCGAGACCAGCGTGAAGGAGACGATCTTCGTCTTCTCCGTGATGATCTCGTCGATGTTGGACAGGTCGAGGCGGCCGTCGTCGGTGATGCCGAACCACTTCAGCTTCGCGCCGGTGCGCTGCGAGAGCAGCTGCCACGGCACGATGTTGGAGTGGTGCTCCATCTCCGTGGTGACGATCTCGGTGTCGCGGTCCACCCGATAGGGCTCGTCGGCCCAGCCGAGCATGTTGGCCACGAGGTTGAGCGACTCGGAGGCGTTCTTCGTGAAGATCACCTCGTTGCGGCTCGGCGCGTTGATGAAGGCCGCGACCTTGTCGCGAGCACCCTCGTACAGCGCGGTGGCCTCCTCCGCGATGGTGTACACACCACGGTGGACGTTGGCGTTGTGCCGCTCGTAGTACGCGTTCAGCGCATCGAGGACCTGGCGCGGCTTCTGCGAGGTCGCCGCACTGTCCAGGTAAACGATCTTCTTGCCGTCGTGGACCGTGCGGTCCAGGATCGGGAAGTCCTTGCGGATCGCCTCGGTGTCGAGGAGGCCGGAGAGCCCCTGTCGGGCGTCAGTCACGCGGAAGCGCCACCCTTCACGTATGCCTCGTAGCCCTCGTTCTCCAGCTTGTCCGCGAGCTCGGCACCGCCGGACTCGGCGATACGGCCGTTGGCGAAGACGTGCACGAAGTCGGGCTTGATGTAGCGGAGGATCCGCGTGTAGTGCGTGATCAGCAGGGTGCCGACCTCGCCGGTCTCGCGGACCCGGTTGACACCCTCGGAGACGACGCGCAGGGCGTCGACGTCGAGGCCGGAGTCGGTCTCGTCGAGGATGGCGATCTTCGGCTTGAGGAGCTCCAGCTGAAGGATCTCGTGGCGCTTCTTCTCGCCGCCGGAGAAGCCCTCGTTGACGTTGCGCTCGGCGAAGGCCGGGTCCATCTGGAGGCCGGCCATCGTCTCCTTGACCTCCTTCACCCACGTACGCAGCTTGGGCGCCTCGCCGCGGACGGCGGTGGCGGAGGTGCGCAGGAAGTTGGAGACGGAGACGCCGGGGATCTCGACCGGGTACTGCATGGCCAGGAACAGACCGGCGCGGGCGCGCTCGTCGACGGTCATGTCCAGGACGTTCTCGCCGTCCAGGGTCACCGTGCCACTCGTGATCGTGTACTTGGGGTGCCCCGCCAGCGAGTACGCGAGGGTGGACTTGCCGGACCCGTTGGGGCCCATGATGGCGTGGGTCTCGCCCTGCTTCACGGTCAGGTCGACGCCCTTGAGGATCGTCTTCGTGGCGTTGTCGGCCTCGACGGTGACGTGCAGGTCGCGGATTTCAAGCGTTGCCATGGGTGACTCAGGTCTCCTGGGTGACGGAGACGAGCACATCGTCCCCTTCGATCTTTACGGGGTAAACGGGAACGGGGCGCGTCGCGGGAAGGCCGGACGGCTTGCCGGTGCGCAGATCGAAACTCGACCCGTGCAGCCAGCACTCGATCATGCAGTCCTCGACCTCGCCCTCCGACAGCGACACGTTCGCGTGCGAGCAGATGTCGTTGATCGCGAACACCTCGCCCTCGGTGCGCACCACGGACACCGGCGTGCCGTCGAGCTCCACCCGCCTGGGGGTGTCGTCCTCCAGCTCGCTCAGCGCACAGGCTTTGACGAAGGCCATCAGACGGACGCCTTCAGCTCGGTCTCGATCTTGTCGAGCAGACGCGCCTCGACGTCCGGCAGACCGATCTGCTGGACCAGCTCGGCGAAGAAGCCGCGCACGACGAGGCGGCGGGCCTCCTCGGCGGGGATACCGCGCGACTGGAGGTAGAAGAGCTGCTCGTCGTCGAAACGGCCGGTCGCGGAGGCGTGACCCGCGCCGACGATCTCGCCGGTCTCGATCTCCAGGTTCGGCACGGAGTCGACCCGGGCGCCGTCCGTGAGGACGAGGTTGCGGTTCATCTCGTACGTGTCGGTGCCCTCGGCCTTGGCCTGGATGAGGACGTCCCCGATCCATACGGCGTGCGCGCCGTCGCCCTGCAGCGCGCCCTTGTAGGCCACGTTGGACTTGCAGTGCGGGGTGTTGTGGTCGACGAGGAGACGGTGCTCCTGGTGCTGGCCCTTGTCGGTGAAGTACAGACCGAAGAGCTCGGCCTCGCCGCCGGTGCCCGCGTAGCTGATGCGCGGGTGGATGCGGACGAGGTCGCCGCCGAAGGTGACGACGATCGACTTGAACGAGGCGTCCCGGCCGATCAGCGCGTTGTGCTGACCGACGTGGACGGCCCGCTCGTCCCAGTCCTGGACCGAGACGACGGTGAGCTTGGCACCGTCGCCCAGCACGTAGTCGACGTTGGCGGCGAGCACCGCGTCGCCCGTGTGGTCGATGA
The Streptomyces sp. NBC_00234 DNA segment above includes these coding regions:
- a CDS encoding EAL domain-containing protein, coding for MALLISLYYVFPDSRVVWWGVMGLSGVLAILVGVLLNRPSHYVSWLLLAAANLSFLTGELMNVVYTQYLHQVNPFPSIADGFYLAQYPLYAAGVLGFIRWRTASRDRGSLIDALILTAGLALLSWSYLIVPYVRNPELTWVQKAFSIAYPLGDLLVLAMLARLLAPRTGGSRSLQLLTIGTLGILISDVLFGLIQLDGTWRIGTAVDLGWAVLYTCWGAAALHPSMVTLTRPAPVQPPTLAPARVGLLMLASLIAPLILLLDAGQGGGADARVVGAFSAVLFFLVLARLAGVVTNHRKAIARERVLRTGIESLAWARSVEEVAEAVEGTATTLMRSPRRTAVLAVRDREEELRIVREDADEDTTAPLRPLDEALALPAVREQRPLPLSDLDPGVVAGLPDAPSALLCPLVLDRPAGEMTLGVLAVAGVESELLDVRTTLATLAAQAVLAVERIGLAEEINRRDSEAYFRTLVHNASDVILILDADGRVRYASSSALPVLGYRSLKGRRLTDLVAPGETPTMVRMLADMRTRDWSDRREDWRVRRRDGALIEVEVRCSDLRDDPTVGGLVLTLQDVTERRRLERELTHRAFHDSLTGLANRVLFQDRTGHALTRGQREGTVVGVLFVDVDDFKVINDTLGHGVGDELLVAVSLRLATTIRASDTVARIGGDEFAMLTGDSMSPSDVETFSDHVVEAFREPFRLSSGMVNVSISVGVATTEDSVDADELFAHADLALYSAKTAGKCQWRRYRPKLQSDLLERHELQESLDATVVETSFAVRYQPIVDLASSELVGFEALVRWPHKTRGVVLPEQFIALAEESGRIVPLGAWVLRQAASDAARWRRENTRRPDGARRPDVPLYVSVNVSARQFRDAGFVDMALRALETSGIGPESLVLELTESVLMTRGDNVLDGMKELTDLGIRIAIDDFGTGYSSLSYLREFPIKILKIDKSFIDGLGVSTQQYALIEGIANIAETLGIVVIAEGIENRTQRDLLASLGCPLGQGFLFAQPMEASEAERLVRSSHRLGV
- a CDS encoding metal-sulfur cluster assembly factor — encoded protein: MSDQETVALKPASEDEVREALYDVVDPELGIDVVNLGLIYGIHIDDANIATLDMTLTSAACPLTDVIEDQAKSATDGIVNELRINWVWMPPWGPDKITDDGREQLRALGFNV
- the sufU gene encoding Fe-S cluster assembly sulfur transfer protein SufU; translation: MKLDSMYQEVILDHYKHPHGRGLRDGDAEVHHVNPTCGDEITLRVKYDGETIADISYEGQGCSISQASASVLNDLLVGKQLAEAQKIQAAFLELMQSKGQLEPDDAMEEVLEDAVAFAGVSKYPARVKCALLSWMAWKDATAKALSEGKTA
- a CDS encoding cysteine desulfurase codes for the protein MTDARQGLSGLLDTEAIRKDFPILDRTVHDGKKIVYLDSAATSQKPRQVLDALNAYYERHNANVHRGVYTIAEEATALYEGARDKVAAFINAPSRNEVIFTKNASESLNLVANMLGWADEPYRVDRDTEIVTTEMEHHSNIVPWQLLSQRTGAKLKWFGITDDGRLDLSNIDEIITEKTKIVSFTLVSNIMGTINPVEKIIRRAQQVGALVCIDASQAAPHMVLDVQALQADFVAFTGHKMVGPTGIGVLWGRQELLEDLPPFLGGGEMIETVSMHSSTYAPAPHKFEAGTPPIAQAVGLGAAVDYLSAIGMENIYRHEHAITEYAVKRLLEVPDLKIIGPSTAVDRGATISFTLGDIHPHDVGQVLDEQGIAVRVGHHCARPVCLRYGIPATTRASFYLYSTPAEVDALVDGLEHVRNFFG
- the sufC gene encoding Fe-S cluster assembly ATPase SufC; the protein is MATLEIRDLHVTVEADNATKTILKGVDLTVKQGETHAIMGPNGSGKSTLAYSLAGHPKYTITSGTVTLDGENVLDMTVDERARAGLFLAMQYPVEIPGVSVSNFLRTSATAVRGEAPKLRTWVKEVKETMAGLQMDPAFAERNVNEGFSGGEKKRHEILQLELLKPKIAILDETDSGLDVDALRVVSEGVNRVRETGEVGTLLITHYTRILRYIKPDFVHVFANGRIAESGGAELADKLENEGYEAYVKGGASA
- a CDS encoding bifunctional 3-phenylpropionate/cinnamic acid dioxygenase ferredoxin subunit; amino-acid sequence: MAFVKACALSELEDDTPRRVELDGTPVSVVRTEGEVFAINDICSHANVSLSEGEVEDCMIECWLHGSSFDLRTGKPSGLPATRPVPVYPVKIEGDDVLVSVTQET
- the sufD gene encoding Fe-S cluster assembly protein SufD — its product is MAEAQNIPAGSTTAGSIAVAAESTVATRMSAPPSFDVADFPVPHGREEEWRFTPLERLRGLHDGTAVAAGDGVKVAIEAPEGVTVETVGREDSRLGKAGTPVDRVAAQAYTSFEQASVVTVAKEAVLTEPIRIAVHGEGGVAYGHQLIELGAFAEAVVVIDHTGDAVLAANVDYVLGDGAKLTVVSVQDWDERAVHVGQHNALIGRDASFKSIVVTFGGDLVRIHPRISYAGTGGEAELFGLYFTDKGQHQEHRLLVDHNTPHCKSNVAYKGALQGDGAHAVWIGDVLIQAKAEGTDTYEMNRNLVLTDGARVDSVPNLEIETGEIVGAGHASATGRFDDEQLFYLQSRGIPAEEARRLVVRGFFAELVQQIGLPDVEARLLDKIETELKASV